One Alicyclobacillus acidoterrestris DNA window includes the following coding sequences:
- a CDS encoding pyridoxal phosphate-dependent aminotransferase gives MAHGGRVYEYAAASGVDVANIVDFSANINPLGPPASVLKAIETAMPRIVHYPDARHQAVKEILAQAHQVDVSALFCGNGATEVIELVFREVRPRRTFVLDPAFSEYADIAKRMGSQIERVPLKRTQITWDLPLDVLDTQLEDGDLVVINTPHNPTSTVWPWDTFRTRALNWCERGVTVVIDESFIDFLPQSSSLSAIADACMHPGLFVIRSATKIYAIPGLRFGFGIGHRDFVRGIEGNRDGWSVNALAQAAACAAYCDEQFLQETHTWLASEHDYLRQTWGADERLVWHAPNVNFFIASFAMPHVREHVQDALRKRGILSRACDDFHGLDSTYVRFAIRSHQDNQLLWTSVVAALDAIPCESL, from the coding sequence ATGGCACATGGAGGACGAGTTTACGAGTATGCGGCGGCAAGTGGTGTGGATGTGGCCAATATCGTGGATTTCAGCGCCAATATCAACCCACTCGGGCCACCTGCGAGCGTGTTAAAGGCCATCGAAACCGCAATGCCCCGGATTGTTCATTATCCAGATGCCCGCCATCAGGCAGTGAAAGAAATCCTGGCACAGGCGCACCAGGTGGACGTTTCAGCACTTTTCTGCGGCAATGGTGCCACAGAGGTGATAGAACTCGTCTTTCGGGAGGTGCGCCCGCGGCGGACGTTTGTGTTAGATCCTGCGTTTTCCGAGTATGCCGACATCGCCAAACGCATGGGATCACAAATCGAGCGTGTACCGCTCAAACGCACACAAATCACATGGGATTTGCCACTGGACGTACTGGATACACAGTTAGAGGACGGTGACCTGGTCGTCATCAACACCCCACACAATCCGACCAGTACCGTGTGGCCGTGGGATACCTTTCGGACACGCGCTTTGAACTGGTGCGAGCGGGGGGTGACGGTCGTCATCGACGAATCGTTTATCGACTTTCTCCCGCAGAGTTCGAGCCTTTCAGCCATCGCTGATGCGTGTATGCATCCTGGGTTATTTGTCATCCGATCCGCCACGAAAATCTACGCCATCCCCGGGCTCCGCTTTGGCTTTGGCATCGGGCACCGCGACTTTGTGCGGGGGATTGAAGGGAATCGCGACGGTTGGAGCGTCAACGCGCTCGCCCAGGCGGCGGCGTGCGCAGCCTACTGTGATGAGCAATTCCTCCAGGAGACCCACACGTGGCTTGCGTCTGAGCACGACTATTTGCGACAGACGTGGGGCGCGGATGAGCGCCTGGTTTGGCATGCGCCGAATGTCAACTTTTTTATCGCTTCGTTCGCGATGCCACATGTCCGGGAGCACGTTCAAGACGCGTTGCGCAAGCGCGGCATTCTCAGCAGAGCTTGCGACGATTTCCACGGTCTCGACAGCACGTATGTACGTTTTGCCATTCGCAGCCATCAGGACAATCAATTGTTGTGGACGTCCGTTGTCGCTGCGCTCGACGCCATCCCTTGCGAATCGCTGTGA
- the cbiB gene encoding adenosylcobinamide-phosphate synthase CbiB, which produces MQWVNPCLLAGAAMLADCVLGDPPRIPHPVVIIGKWIAWADRAWNQQPERALPTRALGAFLTAVTVLGAGGLSWLLIILLYLISPWLAVVVNVWLISTTIAWRGLVQAGKSVYDALHNEGIGAGRQAVSMIVGRDTAHLDEAEVTRACVETLAENIVDAIVSPVVFGCIGGAPLAMAYRAANTLDSMVGYKNDRYRYFGWASARLDDVLNYIPARLTAGLLYIAIALSGGKARRAWRIYRRDAHLHPSPNSGIPESMVAGALGVRLGGQNVYGGVISNRATMGDALRPLTAADIRVTMRLVSTVSWVLFSAVVCAAGVVVAVSSR; this is translated from the coding sequence ATGCAGTGGGTCAATCCCTGTCTGTTGGCGGGTGCGGCGATGTTGGCTGATTGTGTTTTGGGAGACCCGCCTCGTATCCCGCATCCGGTCGTCATCATCGGAAAATGGATTGCGTGGGCAGACCGCGCGTGGAATCAGCAACCAGAGCGCGCTTTGCCCACCCGCGCGCTTGGCGCTTTCTTGACGGCGGTGACCGTACTCGGGGCAGGGGGCCTCAGTTGGTTGCTGATTATCTTGTTATATCTCATCTCACCCTGGTTGGCAGTGGTCGTCAATGTGTGGCTGATTTCGACGACAATTGCCTGGCGCGGCTTGGTACAGGCAGGTAAGTCGGTTTATGACGCCTTGCACAATGAAGGCATTGGCGCTGGACGGCAGGCGGTTTCGATGATTGTCGGTCGCGATACGGCCCACCTCGACGAAGCGGAGGTCACCCGCGCGTGCGTGGAGACGCTCGCTGAAAATATCGTCGATGCGATTGTCTCCCCCGTCGTGTTTGGGTGTATCGGCGGTGCACCGCTCGCGATGGCGTATCGAGCGGCGAACACACTGGACTCGATGGTGGGGTACAAAAACGACCGATATCGATACTTTGGCTGGGCGTCTGCGCGGCTGGATGATGTGCTGAATTACATCCCTGCGCGGCTCACCGCAGGCCTCCTCTACATCGCCATTGCACTCTCTGGTGGCAAGGCCCGCCGAGCATGGCGTATCTATCGCCGCGACGCGCATCTGCACCCAAGTCCAAATAGCGGTATCCCAGAGTCAATGGTCGCTGGCGCGCTAGGTGTTCGCCTCGGGGGGCAAAACGTATACGGTGGCGTCATCTCGAATCGGGCGACGATGGGTGACGCCCTGCGCCCACTGACAGCCGCCGACATCCGGGTCACCATGCGCTTGGTGTCGACTGTGTCATGGGTGCTATTCTCTGCAGTCGTCTGTGCAGCGGGTGTCGTTGTGGCCGTCTCTAGTCGGTGA
- a CDS encoding adenosylcobinamide amidohydrolase — translation MHNNWAFLAPQPGQMAPNWWEPGRVHIDIESDALHLAAEQPLRVLSSAVLGAGLRDSHHVLNFQVEADYARTDPENDIASRLKRRGICPDDALALMTAVRLADASYVVAKGDGWDILTVVTCGFRNAASVADFLSDGRPDDRQRVWTVGTINIISVVHGWLTDGALVNAVMTATEAKTAALVALGVRTRPANNWATGTTSDAIVIGCDQFANAHQVTYTGLATPFGQALAQTVYHGVLDSGVKYRDRLQTSSVASRVGDVNFRNVTGRS, via the coding sequence GTGCACAACAACTGGGCTTTTCTTGCCCCACAGCCTGGGCAGATGGCACCCAACTGGTGGGAACCTGGTCGAGTTCATATTGACATAGAGTCGGATGCATTGCATCTTGCGGCGGAACAGCCCTTGCGTGTACTGAGTTCGGCTGTGTTGGGGGCAGGGCTGCGCGATAGCCACCACGTGTTGAACTTTCAAGTGGAGGCGGACTACGCGCGCACCGACCCGGAAAATGACATTGCATCGCGATTAAAGCGACGCGGGATTTGCCCGGACGATGCACTAGCCTTGATGACGGCTGTTCGCCTCGCCGACGCAAGTTATGTCGTGGCAAAGGGAGATGGTTGGGATATCCTGACTGTCGTCACGTGCGGCTTTCGCAATGCGGCGAGCGTTGCAGACTTTTTGTCTGACGGTCGACCTGACGATAGACAGCGTGTGTGGACCGTGGGAACCATCAACATCATCAGCGTCGTTCACGGTTGGCTTACGGATGGGGCCTTGGTCAATGCTGTCATGACTGCTACAGAGGCGAAGACCGCTGCGCTTGTGGCGTTGGGCGTGCGAACGCGCCCAGCCAATAACTGGGCGACGGGCACGACGTCAGACGCCATCGTCATCGGCTGTGATCAGTTTGCGAATGCGCACCAGGTGACGTACACGGGTCTTGCGACGCCGTTTGGTCAGGCGTTGGCGCAGACCGTCTATCATGGCGTACTCGATTCCGGCGTGAAATATCGCGATCGTCTACAAACGTCGAGCGTGGCTAGTCGTGTCGGAGACGTCAATTTTCGCAATGTGACAGGGAGGTCGTAG
- a CDS encoding DUF2935 domain-containing protein — protein MDYVQTALFEHRFWLQVLGDHARFFYTSLAPKEEEEIRGAIYFMNRFDRLLEVAKMDDAASALPDINRRAYRYANKLRAYKLSILERHLVGRISISLPPTFLNHMLNEIDEYLRILQYLCAGQIPPLQNPVHHHLLWLQDAYGHAGTITQQVDPSQKQTAAKSEAFRKQFEAYYLKAVEFAGFLRTQLTDFPALAKFNLDVGLEMKLFSEFLGEIKELRLSDEQLGILEPLLPDHMAREECYYLLKLAEVTDLETPHCDPTAPRIQA, from the coding sequence ATGGATTACGTGCAGACAGCGCTGTTTGAACACCGCTTTTGGTTACAAGTTTTAGGCGATCACGCCCGCTTCTTTTACACCAGCCTCGCCCCGAAAGAAGAGGAGGAAATTCGCGGCGCAATCTATTTCATGAACCGGTTTGACCGGTTGCTTGAAGTGGCGAAGATGGACGACGCGGCCAGCGCACTACCGGACATCAACCGACGCGCCTACCGCTACGCGAACAAGCTGCGCGCTTATAAGCTTTCCATTCTCGAACGCCACCTGGTCGGACGCATCTCCATCAGCTTGCCGCCGACGTTTTTGAACCATATGCTCAACGAGATCGACGAATATCTGCGCATCCTTCAGTACTTGTGTGCGGGCCAGATACCCCCCTTGCAAAACCCCGTGCACCACCACCTACTCTGGCTTCAAGATGCCTACGGACACGCTGGAACCATCACGCAACAAGTCGATCCGTCACAAAAACAAACCGCCGCCAAGAGCGAGGCGTTTCGCAAGCAGTTTGAAGCCTACTACCTAAAGGCCGTCGAATTCGCCGGATTCCTGCGCACCCAATTGACCGACTTTCCAGCGCTTGCGAAGTTCAACCTCGACGTTGGCCTCGAAATGAAGCTATTTTCCGAGTTTCTCGGCGAAATCAAGGAATTGCGTCTGTCCGACGAACAGTTGGGCATTCTCGAACCGCTACTTCCAGACCACATGGCGCGTGAGGAGTGCTATTACCTTCTCAAACTGGCGGAAGTGACAGACCTCGAGACGCCCCACTGTGATCCCACTGCCCCTCGCATACAAGCGTAG
- a CDS encoding peptidoglycan D,D-transpeptidase FtsI family protein — MNQDKPKKMKKMLRINTVYFIIFLSFTGLILRGAYVQIVKGPTFRNAEVNTQFVRVAETPQRGWIYDANGQVLAWDTPSDTIVLDNFTSIPKTTLHNIANELAPVLNKTPQALYHTMTTDKTDLQIPLETNATKSQIAYVVEHKSDLPNVEITQTYQRQYPEGDLAGQVLGYVSSITAENKNQYLNKGYIVSQKVGTTGIEQEYESKLQGKPGEELLTVDPSTGTVQTVGSAPAATPGDNLQLTLDGHMQAEAQNIIMNDINSSDNKSLITNAAAVMLNVKTGGVISMVSYPYLNPNWFTSGKPMTSAQVNYLENSGAQLNNAIQDIQNPGSTVKPANLLTALKQGAVTPDYSLDDEGGLYIGKTWLNEDEGMRFGWLDPIRAIAVSSDVFFYQVGLRLGKWFGSSSVSGGSYPPSDGSYQHYLNTDFAKGINALFQGEWDFGLGPKTGIDLPGEESGKFYIYDTSKEEEVPYDLQASEESIKKTGEYANNGTPASLAEAGIGQSQSFTTMQLAEYAMTLANNGKKLQPHLLDKVYSPTDTPTNGAKPLSTVKTKVTGQVGGSQTYYDLIKQAMYEVTTGGQDATANGLFTDAPYKVAAKTGTAQITIHNQKTDNSVFICYAPLDHPQVAMAIMIPGGGYGASLAGRIARQMLDAYFDEHHASFMPKQDWTNTKIPSNWLSSPANQLP; from the coding sequence ATGAATCAGGATAAGCCGAAAAAAATGAAAAAAATGCTCCGCATCAACACCGTCTACTTCATTATTTTCTTGTCGTTTACGGGGCTCATCTTACGCGGGGCGTACGTTCAAATTGTCAAAGGGCCCACGTTTCGCAACGCCGAGGTCAATACGCAATTTGTACGCGTAGCGGAAACGCCACAGCGTGGATGGATTTACGACGCCAATGGCCAGGTCTTGGCTTGGGATACGCCATCCGATACCATCGTGCTCGACAATTTCACGTCGATTCCAAAGACCACGTTGCACAACATCGCGAACGAATTGGCGCCCGTGTTAAACAAGACGCCGCAAGCTTTGTACCACACGATGACGACTGACAAAACCGATTTGCAGATTCCCTTGGAAACCAACGCGACGAAGAGTCAAATCGCGTACGTGGTTGAACATAAGTCGGATTTGCCCAACGTGGAAATTACGCAGACGTATCAACGCCAATATCCAGAAGGGGATTTGGCAGGCCAAGTCTTAGGCTACGTCAGCAGCATCACAGCCGAAAATAAAAATCAGTATTTGAATAAAGGTTACATTGTGAGCCAAAAAGTTGGTACGACAGGCATTGAACAGGAATACGAATCAAAACTTCAAGGAAAACCTGGTGAAGAGTTGTTGACGGTGGATCCTTCGACCGGCACAGTCCAGACGGTCGGCTCAGCACCAGCGGCAACGCCTGGGGACAACCTCCAATTGACGCTCGACGGCCACATGCAAGCCGAAGCACAGAATATCATCATGAATGATATCAACAGTTCGGATAACAAGAGCTTGATCACCAACGCTGCGGCGGTCATGCTCAACGTCAAGACCGGCGGCGTCATATCGATGGTGAGTTACCCATACTTGAACCCGAACTGGTTTACCAGTGGCAAGCCCATGACAAGTGCACAAGTAAACTACCTGGAGAATTCAGGGGCACAGTTGAACAATGCGATACAGGACATTCAAAACCCCGGTTCAACAGTGAAACCGGCGAATTTGCTCACCGCGTTGAAACAAGGCGCCGTCACACCCGATTACTCGTTGGACGACGAAGGCGGGTTGTATATCGGCAAAACCTGGTTGAACGAGGACGAAGGCATGCGGTTTGGCTGGCTTGATCCCATTCGCGCCATCGCGGTCTCCAGTGACGTCTTCTTCTATCAAGTCGGACTCCGACTCGGAAAGTGGTTTGGCAGCAGTTCAGTCAGTGGGGGTAGCTATCCGCCGAGTGACGGCAGCTACCAACACTATTTAAACACCGACTTCGCGAAGGGTATCAACGCGCTCTTCCAAGGCGAGTGGGATTTCGGATTGGGTCCAAAGACGGGCATCGACTTGCCAGGTGAGGAGTCAGGGAAGTTTTATATCTACGACACAAGTAAGGAAGAAGAAGTTCCGTACGACCTGCAGGCGAGTGAAGAGTCGATTAAAAAGACCGGGGAGTACGCCAACAACGGCACCCCCGCCAGTTTGGCAGAAGCGGGCATTGGACAATCTCAATCGTTCACGACCATGCAGTTAGCCGAGTATGCGATGACCCTCGCAAACAACGGGAAGAAATTGCAGCCACATTTGCTGGACAAAGTGTATAGCCCAACAGATACGCCGACGAACGGAGCGAAACCTTTGTCGACCGTCAAGACAAAAGTGACTGGGCAAGTGGGCGGATCGCAAACGTATTACGATTTGATTAAGCAGGCGATGTACGAGGTGACGACAGGTGGTCAGGACGCGACGGCAAATGGCCTGTTTACCGACGCGCCGTACAAAGTCGCCGCAAAGACGGGTACTGCACAAATCACAATTCACAACCAAAAGACGGACAACTCGGTGTTCATCTGTTACGCACCGCTTGACCATCCACAAGTGGCGATGGCGATTATGATTCCAGGTGGTGGTTATGGTGCATCCCTGGCTGGCCGCATTGCACGCCAGATGCTCGATGCGTACTTCGACGAACACCACGCGTCATTTATGCCGAAACAGGATTGGACGAACACGAAGATTCCATCCAACTGGCTGTCATCACCAGCGAACCAATTGCCGTAA
- a CDS encoding HU family DNA-binding protein, whose translation MNKQDLINKTAEKTGLTKKDSEATVNAIFETIEEALSAGEKVQIIGFGTFETRARAARSGRNPQTGEVIEIPASTVPAFKPGNNLKEKVK comes from the coding sequence ATGAACAAGCAAGATTTGATTAACAAGACAGCAGAAAAGACTGGCCTGACCAAGAAGGACAGCGAAGCAACGGTCAACGCGATTTTTGAGACCATCGAGGAAGCATTGAGTGCTGGCGAAAAGGTGCAAATCATTGGCTTTGGCACATTCGAGACGCGCGCACGCGCCGCTCGCTCTGGCCGCAACCCACAAACTGGGGAAGTCATTGAGATTCCGGCGTCTACCGTTCCGGCATTCAAACCAGGTAACAACCTGAAAGAAAAAGTAAAGTAA
- a CDS encoding zinc-binding alcohol dehydrogenase family protein — translation MQTMKAVGLYRYLPITDEESLIDLEVEMPVPTGRDILVEVKAVSVNPVDTKVRAPKDKVESQPKILGWDVAGVVHAVGPDCTLFAPGDKVYYAGSITRQGGNSAYHLVDERIVGRMPSSLSFAQAAALPLTSITAWEGMFDRLRISREPADNQGRSILIVGAAGGVGSIATQLAKLAGLTVIGTASREKSSQWVKDHGADYVINHYEPFVPQLKAIGFEHVDYVFCLNATEAHWGQMAEAVRPQGMVCSIVEAKSDLNLNLLKEKSGTYVWEYMFTRAMFQTDDMIEQHHLLNELAKLIDSGQIQTTVTDVLSPINAENLRRAHAMIESGSTIGKIVLEHF, via the coding sequence ATGCAGACGATGAAGGCAGTTGGGTTGTATCGATATCTGCCCATTACGGATGAGGAAAGCCTGATTGACCTCGAAGTCGAGATGCCAGTTCCGACTGGGCGAGATATCTTGGTCGAGGTGAAGGCGGTATCCGTCAATCCAGTCGATACCAAGGTGCGTGCGCCAAAGGATAAGGTGGAATCGCAACCAAAGATCCTCGGTTGGGATGTGGCAGGTGTCGTCCATGCTGTAGGACCGGACTGTACGCTGTTTGCCCCAGGAGACAAGGTGTATTATGCGGGGAGCATTACACGTCAAGGCGGGAACTCGGCTTATCACTTGGTGGATGAGCGGATTGTCGGGCGGATGCCAAGCTCCTTGAGTTTTGCGCAGGCTGCTGCGTTGCCGTTGACGAGCATCACGGCGTGGGAAGGCATGTTCGACCGTCTTCGCATCTCCCGCGAACCAGCCGACAATCAGGGGCGCAGCATTCTCATCGTCGGGGCGGCTGGCGGCGTGGGATCGATTGCCACGCAGTTGGCAAAATTGGCGGGCTTGACCGTCATCGGTACTGCGTCACGCGAGAAGTCAAGCCAATGGGTCAAGGACCACGGTGCAGATTACGTAATCAATCACTACGAGCCATTTGTCCCACAGCTCAAGGCGATTGGTTTCGAGCATGTGGACTATGTCTTCTGCTTGAACGCCACGGAGGCGCACTGGGGTCAGATGGCAGAGGCGGTTCGACCGCAGGGTATGGTTTGCTCTATCGTCGAGGCAAAGTCAGACTTGAATCTGAACCTGCTGAAGGAAAAGAGCGGTACATATGTGTGGGAGTACATGTTTACCCGCGCAATGTTTCAAACGGATGATATGATAGAACAGCACCATCTCCTAAATGAATTGGCGAAACTGATTGATTCTGGGCAGATTCAGACGACTGTGACGGATGTGCTGTCGCCGATTAATGCTGAAAATCTACGGCGGGCGCATGCCATGATAGAGTCGGGATCAACCATTGGGAAGATTGTGCTGGAGCACTTTTAA
- a CDS encoding G1 family glutamic endopeptidase codes for MANLKHVPHFTRKYRRTPRPMDASATIQAAPFGWSSSNWSGYAIASDTSGTYQSVSASWQVPAVQATSTSPAPSGWGWLGRLLSWLFGGGGQSSTDAYSATWIGIDGFNNSNLIQTGTAQNIVNGKPQYYAWWEILPAAETEIDPVQYPVSAGDMMTAAIAKQADGTWQIQLANQTRGWTFLKNGIQYTGPQTSVEWIEEAPEVNGSITSLANYGQVTFSNITVNGANPNLQISEAGVLVQGNQQLSTPSAPGPNGNDFNIAYGATQPSAPGT; via the coding sequence ATGGCAAATCTCAAGCATGTGCCGCACTTCACGCGCAAGTATAGGCGTACTCCGCGTCCAATGGATGCGTCGGCGACCATCCAGGCGGCTCCGTTTGGATGGTCTTCTTCAAATTGGTCTGGATACGCGATTGCGAGTGACACCAGTGGGACATATCAGAGCGTTTCTGCCTCGTGGCAGGTTCCTGCTGTGCAAGCTACGTCGACAAGCCCCGCGCCGTCTGGTTGGGGATGGCTGGGTCGCTTGCTCTCCTGGCTGTTCGGTGGCGGCGGACAGTCATCGACGGACGCATATTCAGCTACGTGGATTGGGATTGATGGGTTTAACAACAGCAACCTGATTCAAACGGGTACCGCTCAGAATATCGTGAACGGAAAGCCGCAATATTACGCTTGGTGGGAAATCCTACCGGCGGCAGAAACCGAAATTGACCCAGTGCAATATCCGGTTTCCGCTGGAGACATGATGACGGCGGCTATCGCCAAACAAGCGGATGGGACATGGCAAATTCAATTGGCCAACCAGACGCGCGGTTGGACATTCTTGAAGAATGGGATTCAGTATACTGGACCGCAAACGTCGGTTGAGTGGATTGAAGAGGCGCCAGAAGTCAACGGATCGATTACTTCTTTGGCCAACTATGGTCAAGTGACGTTTTCCAACATTACAGTGAATGGTGCAAATCCGAATTTACAAATTAGCGAAGCAGGTGTGTTGGTACAAGGGAATCAGCAACTGTCCACGCCGTCTGCACCTGGCCCCAATGGCAATGATTTTAACATCGCATACGGGGCTACGCAGCCGTCCGCGCCGGGCACCTGA
- a CDS encoding C40 family peptidase, translating to MQKQKQVYTAVQQALADPSSVSLDASGFVQYIFGKAGVQLPRTIAEQAQVGTMIARSQLETGDLVFYNLYGQNGTATFDGIYIGNQQFAAVTSHGLMTVNMNDSYWSNKFLYGRRVL from the coding sequence ATGCAGAAGCAAAAGCAAGTGTACACCGCTGTACAACAGGCGCTTGCCGACCCAAGTAGCGTCTCATTGGATGCATCTGGATTTGTGCAATACATATTCGGAAAAGCCGGCGTTCAACTGCCGCGAACCATCGCGGAACAGGCGCAAGTCGGTACCATGATTGCGCGTTCGCAGTTAGAGACAGGCGACCTCGTTTTTTACAATCTCTACGGGCAAAATGGAACTGCGACATTCGACGGCATTTATATTGGGAACCAGCAGTTTGCAGCCGTGACAAGTCACGGACTCATGACGGTAAACATGAATGACAGCTACTGGTCGAACAAATTTTTGTACGGACGCCGCGTGTTGTAA
- a CDS encoding DoxX family protein, with the protein MSIGLLIIRIVIGVTFAAHGSQKLFGWFGGPGLKGTAGWLDSLGIKPSTLAALLAGLGELVAGLLFALGLWLPISALLFIITMGVAILAVHNKSYWATQNGFEYPLALIAVAVGVAFIGPGAYAVHI; encoded by the coding sequence GTGAGTATAGGGCTACTTATTATTCGTATTGTTATAGGTGTAACATTTGCTGCGCATGGATCGCAGAAATTGTTTGGCTGGTTTGGAGGACCCGGATTAAAAGGGACCGCCGGCTGGCTCGATTCACTTGGCATCAAGCCCAGCACGCTGGCAGCACTACTCGCTGGACTCGGAGAACTGGTGGCTGGCCTTCTGTTTGCACTCGGTCTATGGCTGCCCATCAGCGCTCTGTTGTTCATCATTACGATGGGTGTGGCCATTCTCGCCGTCCACAATAAAAGCTATTGGGCGACACAAAACGGGTTTGAATACCCATTGGCACTCATCGCGGTTGCCGTTGGCGTGGCATTCATTGGTCCAGGTGCCTACGCGGTTCATATTTAA
- a CDS encoding NAD(P)-dependent alcohol dehydrogenase has product MQTATLPTTMKAAVLKQPFEIVVDTVPVPSPRADEVLVQVMAVGVCGSDVHYYEHGRIGRYVVEQPLILGHECAGVVVQVGELVTKFQPGDRVAVEPGVVCGKCDACRQGRYNLCPDVQFLATPPVDGAFAQYICVRQDNVFAIPPHVSFEEAALNEPFSVGIQAVTRAGVKPGDTVAIMGVGPVGLMTVVAARACGAKTIIVTDLEPIRLKAAMHLGASFAINVRNQDPVQAIRRLTDGVGVDVVLETAGNPEALRASVASARRGGKLAIVGLPAKDDIALDIPSIVDNEIDIYGVFRYANTYARGIQILSSGIADVKSIVTDRFPLVAAQEAMERARTNRSGSLKVMVYPND; this is encoded by the coding sequence ATGCAAACCGCAACCCTCCCGACCACGATGAAGGCCGCGGTGCTGAAACAACCATTTGAAATCGTCGTGGACACCGTGCCGGTTCCGTCTCCGCGAGCGGATGAAGTCCTCGTACAAGTGATGGCCGTTGGTGTCTGTGGCTCCGATGTCCATTATTACGAACACGGGAGAATTGGTCGATATGTCGTTGAACAGCCCCTGATTCTCGGCCATGAATGCGCAGGGGTTGTCGTTCAAGTAGGGGAACTGGTGACAAAATTTCAACCCGGCGACCGAGTCGCTGTTGAACCAGGGGTCGTCTGTGGAAAATGCGACGCGTGTAGACAAGGGCGATACAATCTGTGCCCAGACGTCCAGTTTCTTGCGACACCGCCAGTAGATGGCGCATTTGCGCAATATATTTGTGTCCGTCAGGACAATGTCTTTGCCATTCCGCCGCATGTATCGTTTGAAGAAGCAGCGCTCAACGAACCGTTTTCCGTCGGCATTCAGGCGGTTACGCGAGCAGGTGTCAAACCGGGGGACACTGTTGCCATTATGGGCGTCGGTCCCGTCGGGTTGATGACTGTGGTGGCCGCTCGGGCGTGTGGCGCCAAGACCATTATTGTGACCGACCTTGAGCCGATTCGATTAAAGGCGGCGATGCATCTTGGTGCATCCTTCGCGATAAATGTCCGCAATCAAGACCCTGTACAGGCGATTCGAAGGTTGACAGATGGAGTAGGCGTCGATGTCGTGCTGGAAACAGCCGGGAACCCAGAGGCGTTGCGAGCAAGTGTGGCGAGTGCGCGACGGGGAGGAAAATTGGCGATTGTCGGATTGCCGGCCAAAGACGATATCGCGTTGGATATTCCGTCGATTGTCGATAACGAGATCGACATTTACGGTGTTTTTCGATATGCCAATACGTACGCACGTGGCATTCAGATTTTGTCGTCTGGTATCGCTGACGTAAAGAGTATTGTGACCGACAGGTTTCCACTCGTGGCCGCGCAGGAGGCCATGGAGCGCGCGCGGACAAATCGAAGTGGCAGTCTGAAAGTGATGGTTTATCCAAACGACTGA